TATCTGACAAAATTTAGGATTTACATATTCAATACATCCTTCGCGATTAGTAATAATTATTGAAGCAGGACTTTGCTCCATTGATGTATTCAACATTTTCAACTCTATCTCACGTTTTTTCTTAGCTACACCTGCTGCGAGTTGAACAACTGCTAACTCTAGTAATTTTATACTTTCTGGATTTAGATCTGAATCATCAATATCGGAACTAATACCAAAAACACCTAAAACTATCCCCTCGTAAATTAGAGGCAGACCAAGCCACATTTTTGGAATAGTATCTATACTAATATGATTTTCTTTAATAAGTTCACGAATTTCATCTTCCTTTAAATGATACTTTTTCTTGTACTTTAGAACTAAAAAACTTAAGGACTTAGTAAAACCAATCTCTAAATAATTGGAAGATTCTAGCGAATAAGCCCTAAAGCCTCTTTTATCGGGCGATATAAGCTCCAGAAACAATTTACCAAAGCCAATAATAGGAGCAAGCTTTTCTCCTATTCTGTGGATCATTCGAATAGATGTTTGAGACGAGTTTAAAATCTCAGAGATCTCGAGCATTATTAACTGTCTTTTCTGATTCCATACATGCTCGGAAATATTTCGATAGATAGCATAAACAGAAATCTGATCATTATCTAACATTATGGGCTTACCCAAAACTTGAACATGAATTTGCTTTCCCGACTTTGTTTGTCTGACAGTAGTAATATCAACCACTTCTCCTTTTGCTACATTAATGGTTGCATCCTGACCTTCTAATTTAAAGTTAGAAGGAACAATTAAGTCATTTATGTATTTTAGTTCAGCCTCATCCTGGGTATACTCAAATAGACGTTCAAATTCTCGGTTAACTCTTATTACACGATCTTGATTATCTAATATTACAATTGCTTCAGGAGAATTCTCAAATAAATTTTCGAAGAATGTTTTTTGCAACCTAATTTCTTCGCTGGCTTCTTTATTCTTTGCAACCTGATCTCTTAGTTCGAATGCCGTATTTAACTGAGAAGTAGACATTTTTGCAAAGCGCATGGCTCGACTCAAATTTAAAGACGCAGTCTTCTTGCTCAAAATAGGTAAAGAGTGAGAATCAATATCATTTTTAATATCCGATTCTAAATTATAATTTCCATAAATAAAGAAACCATAGACCATTTTTTTGAGAAAAACCGGAATACAAATTGTTCTTTCACCATTTTGAGATCTTAATTCTATATAATCCTGTTTTTGTGATGAGGACTTTTTTAATAATTCGGAAAATAAATCATCAAATGTTTTCGTAGTCTTATCTATAAATTCAGAAACATCGACATTACAAACTTTTGAAACAATATGATTCTCATAATCAATAAAAAAACAAGGACAATTACTTAAATAGGAAAAATCACAAAGCATACCTTCAATATCCATTGAGATATCTTTAATTTTCAAACACTTTAAATTGAATTTCTGTACTTCCCATTCAGGAGTTGAATCGTTATTATATATCATAAATTTGGTAGTGGTTTTTCTAATCATTGGTTTCAATACTCTTTATACCTCATAAAAGAACTTTTAGTTATAATTTTTCAACATTATTTTTCATTTATAACAAAAAGCTAAAAGACTATGTAAAGCAATGAATACAGACTTTTTAGCATAAAAACTTAAAACCCTAAAACAGTAAAAACAAGACTTAAAAATTTATATTAAGATTATTAAAAATCTGAACGTATAAAATGATTTTTGAGGCTCACACATTATTTTAATTTTTTTTAATATTTTTGGATATACTTTTTATTGGAAATGCGCAAATTAATTGGATTTAATATTAAGAGGAATAAGAAGCTTTTGGTTTCGGACATTATTAAGTTTTTCGAAATAAGAGGTTATGAATTAATTCGCTCTAATTCCGAAGGAATGTTATTTAAAAGAGGCAGTATTTGGGGAAATATGACTTCCTTAACTCCTGCAAAATGGAAAACAATAGTCGATATTGAAATTCTTAAAAAGGAGCGAATGAATTACAATATCTATGCTAATTATAAATTTAGCACCTCAGGATTATTCCGATCCAAAGAGGAAAATAGTTACTACAATGAAGAAATAAATGCATTTTCAAAAGCAATTGAAAATTTCGAAGTAGATTCAAAACTTATTGATCAGCTTGCATTAAAAATCAATAAATCCAGTCGTAATTATATGTTTAAGTCATTAATAATGGGAATTATTACTACCCTATTATTAATATTTATTTCTAATCTATTATTAAAAGAGAATTTACCTATTCTTTTTACTTTTGTTCTTACTGTTATTATAATTTTCGCCTACTATTTCATATTAACAAGTTTACGAAGCAAATAAGCAACATAAGTATATCCAAGTTTATTTCAGGTTTCACATCAATATTCACACATTTAAATAAGTTTAAAAAAAATACTGCAAACGTATGCGTAATTAAAATTTTATTCCTAGTTTTGAACGACCGATTAAAAAAATCAAAGTACTGATAAAAATCGCAACTAATAATTTGAAGTTTGATGTTTACAAAGACCGTTAGGATAAAACCAACGGTCTTTTGTTTTTTTTTTAAAATCGGCTAACAAAACCAAAATGTATTTTTGCTGTTTTAAAATCAAGGTTTTGATTTTTCTGTTTCCCTAAAGCATAAGTCAAGGAAAAAATACCCGAGCGAGTTCCAAAATTAAAACCTAAACCAATTCCCCAAGGCAAGTCTTCCGATTTTTTATCTAGAATTTCATTTTTATAATATGCTCCATCCCAAAATAAATAAAAACTTGTATTTCTTTCTGGAATAAACCTTAATTCATTAGATAAGACAGTATATTCTGAAGCCAAAAATATATTTTCGTTAAATCCTCTAAGGCTAGAAATTCCTCCTAGTTTAAATAAATCATTTGCAAATAAATCTGGTGAACTAATAATTCCCCCTTTATTTTTAATTCGATAACTAATTTTTTTTGCCAATGGAATATTATACTCCCAATACCATTCTGCATTAATCAAAGTCCCTTTCAAATCAAGATTCTCGTATAATTCTTGTGGAATTTTACTATTTTTTTCTGTTGTATGCTTTCCAATTGCAAAGTTAAAATCGAATGCATAACCACTTTTGGGATTATAAGAATAATCTAATTTACTATACTCAACCCCTAAACCTATTAAATTAGATTTCACATCGGCATAATCGGGCAAAACACTAATTCCACTTAAATTTTTAGTCGATAATAAAGCTGAAGATTTAAATTTATAAAATAAGCGCACCATCTTAGTTCCTCTTTGAAAAAGTCTAACTCCCAAATTCAAATCGCTAGTTAAATATGTACTGTCTTTTTTTTCTATACCTAAATCAAAATCGAATCCTATATTCCCAATTAAATACGGATATCCAAAACCAACATTTAAATTCTGACTAGCGGCCTCGTACTTTTTCCAGTTTAATTTAATTTGCTCTCCTACTTTAAGCGTATTCTCCAAAAATAAGTTGATCTCGCCCGTTAATTCCAATTTATTATTACTTCCCGAATTATTTAGCAAACCTAAAATACCATCAAACCTGTTAGATTTTTCTTTACTTAAATAGGTATATAATAAGGCTTTATTTTTTATAAATTCCACTTCGGCCGGTTTTATTTCTCGAACAAAATTTAATCCTTTTATTTTATCAGATATAGAATTAAACCTCTTTTCGCTATAAAGTTTTCCTGAAGAAATACTCAAATATCTTTCTATAAAATTCTTCTTTATTTTTAAATCACCCTTTCTTATAATCGTATCCCAATATACCCGCTCACCACAATTTAATTTCCAAACACCAGAAAGAATCTTATTATCTATATTTAAACTATCGAGTTCTATTAAAGCAAAAGGATATCCATTATTGTTCAATTCTTTAAGCATCGACTTCTGATGTAATTTCGTTTTGTTCAAATCATCATTGTGGTTTACTCTATAATTAAACTCAGATAAATTCTTTTTATTCAAATCGGCACTAGAAAATTTTTCAATAGAATACTTACTCCCTAAATGAACATTTGTATGAATAGAATCGTGAACAAAAACAACAGAATCAATATTCGCTTCCCAAAATCCTTTTTCTCTGAGTTTGGCAATTTTTCGATTTAAAACTGAAATCGCTTCAAGCCTATTTTTATATTTTCCTTCAACTCTTAATATATTTTTTAAATTGCTATTTTCCGATTTATCAAGCTTAATATTTAGGTACACCCTTTCACTTTGAGAATAGCAATTACAGCTGATTAACAAGAAAATAACACACAAAACAATTAATTTATTCATATTATCTACATATTAATAAACCTTTTTCACTAAAATCAGTAATAAGGTTTATTAGTTGGTAATGATAATTATTCACGAATGATTCATTACCAATAATTACAAGATTTTTTATACCTTTTGCAAAATTTTAAAACTTAAATCTGCATATTTAATACTAAATCACCTATGAAAAAAACACTTTATGCTCTGGCAGTAATTTTTCTATTAGGATTAATTACAAGTTCTTGTGCTGTTGACAAAAGATGTCCGGCCTACACAAAATCTGATACCACAAGTGCAAGCAAAAATGCTTAAACTAAATAAAAAAAATCTCATTAAAGGAGATTTTTTTTGTTTAAAAGAACTAATTGCAATCGTTTTAATCGAAGCTTAAGCACTTATAACTAACACATTAATTCATATTAACCATTAAAAATATCTTTATTTTTTTTCAATTTTTATATACAAAATATTTTTAAATTACATACTTTTGCCATTGAGAAACAAAGGGTTTATAAATTAAAATTTATACACAATGTCAAAGATTAAAATTGGTATCAACGGATTTGGCCGTATCGGACGTTTCGTATTCCGTCAAGCTGTAGCAAAAGGCAACATCGAAGTAGTTGCAATTAACGACCTTATTGATGTAGATTACATGGCTTACATGTTAAAATATGATTCTACTCATGGAAAATTCAACGGTACTGTTGAAGTAAAAGATGGTCAGTTAGTAGTTAATGGTAACGTTGTTCGCGTTTCTGCTGAAAGAAATCCTGCTGATATTAACTGGGGTGCCGTAGGTGCTGAATATGTAGTTGAGTCAACTGGTCTTTTCTTAACAAAAGAATCAGCTCAAGGTCATATTGATGCTGGTGCTAAGAAAGTTATCATGTCTGCTCCATCAAAAGACGATACTCCAATGTTCGTTATGGGTGTAAACAACAAAGAATACACTAACGACATGACTTTCGTATCTAATGCTTCTTGTACTACAAACTGTTTAGCTCCTGTAGCTAAAGTATTGAACGACAAGTTTGGTATTATTGAAGGTTTAATGACTACTGTACACGCTACAACAGCTACTCAAAAAACTGTT
This genomic interval from uncultured Marinifilum sp. contains the following:
- a CDS encoding PAS domain S-box protein codes for the protein MIRKTTTKFMIYNNDSTPEWEVQKFNLKCLKIKDISMDIEGMLCDFSYLSNCPCFFIDYENHIVSKVCNVDVSEFIDKTTKTFDDLFSELLKKSSSQKQDYIELRSQNGERTICIPVFLKKMVYGFFIYGNYNLESDIKNDIDSHSLPILSKKTASLNLSRAMRFAKMSTSQLNTAFELRDQVAKNKEASEEIRLQKTFFENLFENSPEAIVILDNQDRVIRVNREFERLFEYTQDEAELKYINDLIVPSNFKLEGQDATINVAKGEVVDITTVRQTKSGKQIHVQVLGKPIMLDNDQISVYAIYRNISEHVWNQKRQLIMLEISEILNSSQTSIRMIHRIGEKLAPIIGFGKLFLELISPDKRGFRAYSLESSNYLEIGFTKSLSFLVLKYKKKYHLKEDEIRELIKENHISIDTIPKMWLGLPLIYEGIVLGVFGISSDIDDSDLNPESIKLLELAVVQLAAGVAKKKREIELKMLNTSMEQSPASIIITNREGCIEYVNPKFCQISGYSAKEAIGKNPRFLKSGFTAKEVYVQMWEHLVKGEEWVCEFLNVKKNKELYWERASFSAIKDEYGKITHYMSVKEDITERKKFEKDLLEAKNKAEESDRMKSAFLANVSHELRTPLNAVIGFSNLCNDSMQIDEILEFVQLINKSGNQLFGIIDDILNFTMIESGGMAKSETEFLMVNFFEEVKKQAIEKQRLENKDRLELKFTTPANFKKILVKTDFQRLLHVVMNLFKNGLKFTNEGVVEFGYYVSNGSLKLYVKDTGVGIEKDKKDIIFEKFRQVDDTITRTFGGTGMGLAISKKIMDMLGGRIEVESEPNSGSTFTLILDCILSKEPIEQKKVEKENVEYPTILVAEDELSNYRLIEAILKRSKYKVIRAENGAEAIRMCKEIEEIDLILMDMRMPEVDGMEATIEIKKFRPNLTIIAQTAYAMNGDKSKALDFGCDDYISKPIKRELLLSKLKAFIK
- a CDS encoding BamA/TamA family outer membrane protein, with amino-acid sequence MNKLIVLCVIFLLISCNCYSQSERVYLNIKLDKSENSNLKNILRVEGKYKNRLEAISVLNRKIAKLREKGFWEANIDSVVFVHDSIHTNVHLGSKYSIEKFSSADLNKKNLSEFNYRVNHNDDLNKTKLHQKSMLKELNNNGYPFALIELDSLNIDNKILSGVWKLNCGERVYWDTIIRKGDLKIKKNFIERYLSISSGKLYSEKRFNSISDKIKGLNFVREIKPAEVEFIKNKALLYTYLSKEKSNRFDGILGLLNNSGSNNKLELTGEINLFLENTLKVGEQIKLNWKKYEAASQNLNVGFGYPYLIGNIGFDFDLGIEKKDSTYLTSDLNLGVRLFQRGTKMVRLFYKFKSSALLSTKNLSGISVLPDYADVKSNLIGLGVEYSKLDYSYNPKSGYAFDFNFAIGKHTTEKNSKIPQELYENLDLKGTLINAEWYWEYNIPLAKKISYRIKNKGGIISSPDLFANDLFKLGGISSLRGFNENIFLASEYTVLSNELRFIPERNTSFYLFWDGAYYKNEILDKKSEDLPWGIGLGFNFGTRSGIFSLTYALGKQKNQNLDFKTAKIHFGFVSRF
- the gap gene encoding type I glyceraldehyde-3-phosphate dehydrogenase, whose product is MSKIKIGINGFGRIGRFVFRQAVAKGNIEVVAINDLIDVDYMAYMLKYDSTHGKFNGTVEVKDGQLVVNGNVVRVSAERNPADINWGAVGAEYVVESTGLFLTKESAQGHIDAGAKKVIMSAPSKDDTPMFVMGVNNKEYTNDMTFVSNASCTTNCLAPVAKVLNDKFGIIEGLMTTVHATTATQKTVDGPSAKDWRGGRGAGQNIIPSSTGAAKAVGKVIPALNGKLTGMSFRVPTPDVSVVDLTVRLEKETSYEAICAAMKEASEGELAGVLGYTEDMVVSNDFTGDTRTSIFDAKAGIQLSSTFVKVVSWYDNEMGYSTKVCELVEYMDSVK